From one Lotus japonicus ecotype B-129 chromosome 3, LjGifu_v1.2 genomic stretch:
- the LOC130745098 gene encoding mannan endo-1,4-beta-mannosidase 5-like — translation MVGIIRSSLTSVMALIIGVLFFSSTFVCEARFLRFTPPGFVQTNGTEFVLNGSPFLFNGFNSYWMMNVASDPNQRFKVSNVFRQASAAGLTVCRTWAFSDGGYQALQTSHGVYNEPTFQALDFVIAEAKKYGVRLILSLVNNYNDFGGRPQYVQWANTSGVPVNNDDDFYTNPIIKGYYKAHVKRVLTRFNTITRKVYRDEPTIMAWELINEPRSQVDYSGKTVNAWIQEMAPYVKYIDRKHLLEVGMEGFYGDSIPDRKQYNPGFQVGTDFITNHLIKEIDFATIHAYPDSWLNGQNDTVQMAFMQKWMTSHWEDSRTILKKPLVFTEFGKSNKYPGYIINARDSFMSVVYSNINNLAQNGGTFAGGCVWQLLDEGMDGYDDGYAIVLSQNPSTYNVITQESSKMIAVAHSLSKSHGRKS, via the exons ATGGTTGGAATTATTAGGAGTTCACTTACTAGTGTAATGGCTCTTATAATCGGtgtccttttcttttcttcaaccTTTGTTTGTGAAGCTAGGTTTCTCCGTTTCACACCACCGGGATTTGTTCAAACCAACGGCACTGAGTTTGTGTTAAACGGCTCGCCGTTTTTGTTCAATGGGTTTAACTCTTATTGGATGATGAACGTAGCTTCTGATCCAAACCAAAGATTTAAAGTTTCCAATGTGTTTCGACAAGCTTCAGCTGCTGGTCTCACTGTGTGTCGTACATGGGCATTCAGTGATGGTGGCTACCAAGCTCTACAAACGTCACACGGTGTATATAATGAGCCTACCTTTCAG GCTCTGGATTTTGTGATAGCAGAAGCGAAAAAATATGGAGTGCgtttgattctgagcttagtcAACAATTACAATGATTTTGGAGGAAGACCTCAGTATGTGCAGTGGGCTAACACTAGTGGGGTTCCTGTGAACAACGATGATGACTTCTACACAAATCCTATTATAAAGGGTTACTACAAAGCACATGTCAAA AGGGTTCTGACAAGATTCAACACAATCACTAGAAAAGTTTATAGAGATGAACCAACCATCATGGCCTGGGAACTAATTAATGAACCACGCAGCCAAGTTGATTACTCTGGAAAGACTGTAAAT GCATGGATTCAAGAGATGGCTCCTTATGTGAAATATATAGACCGAAAACACTTGTTGGAGGTTGGCATGGAAGGATTCTATGGCGACTCTATCCCAGATAGGAAACAATACAATCCTGGTTTCCAAGTTGGTACAGATTTCATTACCAACCATCTCATCAAAGAAATTGACTTTGCGACCATCCATGCATATCCTGATAGTTG GCTGAATGGACAAAATGACACAGTTCAAATGGCATTCATGCAAAAATGGATGACGAGTCATTgggaagattcaagaacaatttTGAAGAAGCCATTGGTGTTCACTGAATTTGGGAAGTCAAATAAATATCCAGGGTACATCATCAATGCAAGAGATTCATTCATGAGTGTTGTGTATTCGAACATCAACAATTTGGCACAAAATGGAGGAACATTTGCTGGCGGTTGTGTGTGGCAACTATTGGATGAAGGAATGGATGGATATGATGATGGATATGCGATAGTTTTGTCTCAAAACCCTTCCACATACAATGTTATAACTCAAGAGTCTTCTAAGATGATTGCAGTTGCACATTCATTGAGCAAGTCACACGGAAGAAAGAGCTAA